From Cygnus olor isolate bCygOlo1 chromosome 17, bCygOlo1.pri.v2, whole genome shotgun sequence:
AGTAAGGAGGCGGCATTAGGCCGGGGCGGTTATCAATCATTTATGCTGCTGTTATAAATGATTTAACACACATTTCATAAAGCGCATCTCACTACATATGCACACCCTCCTGCGTGCTATGTGCAGTAATACAGACGTCAGACACATCCATTCCAAGTGCTCTGTAGGAAAGGCACAGAAATGCCTGCTGCCCACTGGCTTTACACTGAAAGGAAATCTTGAAATTAAATTCTAGCTAGTCTTTTTCCTCTCCGTCcccatgtatttttcttccccaccatTGCCCATGATCATGaaataaatcttcctttttttttccccatttttgcaCTAAAGGGGAGGTGATCCCAAAACCTCATTAAGATGTCGGGACACCAAATAAAAACGAAGCAATTAGTTGCAACAGATGGGATTGTCTTTGTCGCCGTCTCCGCTATACCAGCTGATTAACTAGGAGGAGAGAGACAAGAAagcagaacacaaaaaaaaggatgaaaaaagcaagctgtattttatttacaacGTGAATTTCCCGGGGTTGACACTTCCTATCGTTCtgaatagcaggaaaaaaatcgGCCAGGCACCACACAGTGAGCAGGGGCTTTGAGCGTGGCCAGTAAGGTGAGGCTGGGCGCTGTGGTTCCTGCGGCACTCCATGTTACACTTATCACATATCCTAGTCTCGTCCTCATTATTCAATCAGTTTTGAAGCCTTTTGTCATCTTGCTCTGTTTCTCTCCCTGCTGTCTAGGACCAAGTTGGGCTCAAGGTGCTGGAAAAATCAGAGGTATAAGAAAGGAATCACACAGAGGTAAATATAAGCAGGATGTTCTTGTGCAGTCAGGCGGCACGAGGCGTGGGAAGATGCACGGTTAGAAGCAGATACGTTTTAAACGGACCACATCACAGCGAGAGCAGAGTGAGAAGCTGTCCCTACCGTTCTCTATCGCAGCAtctccccagctcagcacccaaGAGATTGCCATCACTTCCCAGTCCTATTTCTTTACAGCGTGAGAAGGCTAACGTGTCTCCAGAGGCTTCCTAAGAGGCTAAGATCCGTTTTTCCTGGCTGTGGGCTGTTTGTTACCGCTGACACAAGCACAAACCCCACGTCAGTGTTCTTATTCTGCCTTGGTGCTGTGGCTGCTTTCAACGCGAGTCATTGACAACACAATGTACCCAGCCTGGTGGGATAATCACACCTGTTTCTTAAGTAAATGTGTTATTCAACCCAAAACCAGCATAGATTTCCTGTGCCCGAGCATGTGTATTTTCCCTTATAAGGAGCTCCGCCACCGCAGATTGTCAATAAGCAGGAGGTGCAGGTTAAGCACGGGTCTGACCCCTCCCTGCAGGACCCGAGCGTTCAGTTCTcacctctccccatccctgcaccaCGCTGCTGTTTCCCCAGCACGACTCCGACAaagttcagttattttttttgcGGCGAAATGGCTTCCAAGTTGGTGCCGTTCCCTGAACGCCTTGTTCAGCTAAGTCACAGTGCGGGAGGGAAAGAACCCGAGGAAAATAATGCCTCCTCGCTGTGCCGTAATTACACAGAGATAGATGACACTGGGTCGCCCAGCGGCTGGCTAGACAGAGGCAAATAAGCACACGTGAAAGTGGGAGAAGGTACAGCGCAGGCGCTTCGGCACTGGATCTGTTCATgacaagcagcacagctggataTCGCACATCCTTGTGTCCAGGAGAGCCTTTGCCCAGCAAAGCCCCTTCCCGCAGAACGGATTCACCGCCAGAAGTGTTTTCTCGACGCTGCCAAACTCGAACCAACGCCTGCTTTTCCTCCTACCTCGACAGGACCGTAGCTCGACCCAGCCGTGCCCCGAGTGGCTCCCAGCTGCTCCGGGCTCCTTCCAGCACCGGCTTTCTGCGAAGCTCCGCGACCGCACCGCGCCACCTCTGCCCCCACCCCGCGCTGCtccaagcccccccccccgccccccgcggcCCCTGCCTCACCTTTCCTGGCGCTGCTGGCCGCCGCCTTCCCCTCCGCTGCCTTTGCCTTTTCGAAGGTTTTCTTGGCGTCGGCGACTTTGAGCACTTTCTCATCCTCCTCCTggctcttcctccccttccgCTCCTGCTCCTCGGGGCCCCCTCCTCCCGGCGCCCTCCCTCCCGCCGGCTGCTCCGCGCCGCACTCGCCCACGGCCGCCCTCTGCTCCTTGGCAGGCTTTGCCAGGGAGCTGCACGGCTCCAGCAGCGCCTCGGTCAGCGCCACCGTCTTGCTCATGCTCAAAGCCAAGCTCTCTTTGCTGTGCGACCTGACCGGAGGGGCCGGAGGGGTTTTTTTCATGCTGTACGAATCCAGCATCTCCAAATCTATTTCTTCGAGCCATTCCCTGCTCtccaggagctggctgctgttCTGCCTTGAAAGCTTCCCAGCGTCTCTAGCCGCTGCCGCCACCGAGACCACCCTCTCCAGGCTCTTCGCCACCTGCCAGTCCACCTCGGGCTTCCTGACCGCGTCCTCCTCGCCGTTCTGGCAAGGGTCCGGCGTGccgccgggcggcggggcgaAGCCCAGCGCCTGCCTGAAGCCTTCGGCCGCCTTGCCGCCGTCCCTGGGGACGTGGGAaacggctgctgctgcctcctgcttgcTTTGCAGGATGTAATCCATGAGCAAGGCGTTGCGCTCGAAGCTGTCCGACCTGATGGGGACGCTGGGTTTGTTCCCCTCCGAGGGGCAGCTCGGCGCGGCTCTGGTCACCTGCCGGTTCTCCAGGCTGCTCTCCGAGTCCGAGCGGCTCAGCTGCCCACGCAGGGCTCCCTGCAAAGCGTTGATCCTCTTGAGGCTCGGGCTCGCCACCTTCCCGTTCCCCGGGTAGCCCTCCTGGAGCACAGGTACCTCGTGCTCCGCTTCCCATTCCTCGTCAGGctctgcttctgcctcctgcagcagccgcCGGTACTCGCTCTCCTCCAGCCGGTACACCACGGGCTTCACCGTCCGGCTGGAGCCCGGCCACCTGTGCCCGACCTGCATCTCGTACACCTTCGGAGgggcttctccttcctcccctctcccgcGCGCTGCCCGTGCGGCGCCTTCATCCGAGCTGCCGCTCATCGGGGCCCCGGCAGGGACGTGCGCCTCGGCCGCGGGCTGGGGAAGGTGCCCCAGGCCCTCCTGGCCGCGCGgactctgctgcagcagggcgTAATCCTGGCATGCCACTGCGGAGGCTGCCCGGGACGTGGCGCAGTCTCTGCCTCGTGCCTGACTTGTGTCATCCCGTAAATATCCGCAGGACTGCCAGGTGGATGCTTCCATGGCTGCCAGCTCGGTCCCCGTGATCCCCGGTCCACCCGCCCCGCAGCCGGCCGGGCTCCCTTCCCACCTTGGGTCTCGGCAGACCGTCGGCACCGCCTTCTCCTTCCTCCGGCCGCCGGGAGAGACACGGGGGCAGCTTGGAAGCCTCCGAGCCTGGGTCATGTGAACCGGCAGCGTGCAGCCTCACGGCCGGCCGGGGTGGGAAATGCACGTTGGCACGGTGGAGcccgcggccggcggcggggcaggggggctccctcctggcacagagctgctccctgcccggGCAGAGCCCACCCCAACGGCTGCAGAAGCTTCTCGGCCGCTGGCCCGTAGCCCCTCACAGGCAGGACTCGCTGCGCATCTTTCTCCGGGggctctcccccttccccctgcccGCTGCAGCGACAACTCCCCGAGGTCCCACGCAGCGACAAACCCCCGGCTCCCCTCCGCTCTCGCTGCTTCCACTGATTTGCTGCCAGGCCAAACGCTGCAGCTGCTGCGGGCAGGGTCGCCCCCCTCGGCTCCGCCACGGATTTTGGGCAGCGCCTGGCACCCCCCCTGGTGCCCCCAAGCCCTCTCCTTGCTGGGAAGCGGCGCGGTGCTGGCATGgggcccccggggccggggccggatACGCTCCGTGTAAAGCTTGTGGAGACACGGACCGGCTGCACTTATCGGCAGGAATACGTTATTGCTCAGGGAATTACTGGGGCATGAGGAGTACGCCCGAGATAGACACAGAAACCCAACAGCAGCCTCAGAAACAAGCCCCCCTTGGGAGCCTGCAAACCGTAACTTATCAAAAATCCCCGCTAACGTGCCGGGTGTTTCTCCAAACGAGCCTCCGAGCAGAAAGGGCCTCCCTTCGgatgctgctgccgctgccaAGCAGGCTCCTGTAAATCCTCCGGCGGCTGCGGaggcggggggagcggggggctgcAAGGCTCGGGCCCTGGCCGCGCAGCCGTGGATGCCTGGCATGGCAGCGGCCGCGCCGGCTGCATCGCCAGCGGCTCCCCAGCGCTTTGCCTTTTATGGTGCAAGCGCTGCCGgccgccctgcccggccctggGGAAGAATCCCGAGCCGGGATGCAGAAAAACACCTAAATTGTCCCAAAGGGCACGCGAGCGGGTGCCGCTTCCCGCGTtacccccccctcccccccaggtCGGCATcgcctccctgccctgccagccagcGCGGGAGGACGCGAGGGTCGACTCCTGTCCCGCTCCTTATCAGCCCGCCCGGCCCCTCGCGGGGAGATTTCTCGGTGCACGCCGTGGAGCCGCTCCGCAGCGAGACAAAACACCATTTGTTACCGCTGGAAGGGCTCAGTCCCTGCCGAGGCTGCCCAAAACAAACCCTCCAGGGTCACCAGACACTTGActgataattcttttttttttttttttttttcctcctctttgagGCAATGCCCTGGCTGCCCATACCAAAAccaatttaatttctctttctcacaAATTACGAGACGTTATCTTGATTTTGGGGCTGGCAGgtgcacagcagggctggtACAGCCTGAGTTTGTCACCCCCAGCCTGCCAGGAGAGGCTCAGCGAAACCAAGCCGGCGGCACAAAgcttctccccagctctgcGGGCAAAGCACGGAGGGGAAAAGGCCCTGAGCCCGTGGCCGAGCCCAGGAGCAGCCACCAGGGACCGGGGCCGCCCTGCTTTCCCCTGGGAGCCGCTTATCGAACTCCACGGAAAGCCCGACGGGGGAGCAGCGCCGTGCCTGCTCCCAGGCTGTCTGCATAAAAGGAAATGGCAATCACGGCCGCGCCGCTGCCGCCCGTCCCTCGAGCCGGAGAGGAGGACGCTTTTAGGGCAGTCgcggtgccagggctggggccgaGGCTGGCATGAACGCGGCGAGCTCAGCCGCAGCTCCCGGGAGCATCCTCGGCTGCTGCCACCGGGACAAAAACGTGGGCGCCTGCAGGCTGAGCCCCGCCGCCCCTTCCCACCTCTGCTGCGGAAGCCGTCGCGCTGCTCCTGGGCAGTGCCACCTCCAAGCTTCTGCTCTGGAAAATATTCCCGTTTCTACTTCTTTGGACAGTCAGAGCAAGGTCCGACCGTGACCCAGCGCGAACAGCCCCAGAGGCaccgtgctggggctgcgggcagcccgCGAGGGGCAGCAGCGTCTCCTGGTCgcggcggggggctcggccTTGCCTTGCTTCTCTCTTCGCATTGCCTCGGCCACTGAAACCACCCTCGCCCGCCTGCCAAGCCCCCGTtctccccccagcagcacgACGCCTGCTCTCCACCCCTGCAGTCACCCAAATGTGCAGCCGggacgggctggggggggaccaCGGTCCCGCGGGAGCCCGGCTGCGCCCCAGCCACGAGCTGCCCACGGGGGCTCCGCGCCGGCTCTGCTAAAATAACGCCCTGACGGCCCTCGGAGAGAACGCTGCTGCTCCAGATGTTGCCCGGGTTTGCCATAGCAACATCACAACAGGGATGTGACATTCGGCCGTAAGGAGCGCGGCGCCGCAGAGGGCCGCTGCTCCACCAACACCAGAACAAAAAACCAGAACTCGGTGTCccgggtgtgtgtgtggggggggctCTGCGCAGCTCCccgccagggctggggcagggctccGCGCCCACCGAGATGCTCTCAGCGCCGAGCAGACCAAAACCTCCCCGAGCCCACCCCAAGGAGCCCAACGCTCGCTCCTCCATCACCTGCAGCCGATTTGCCcggctggggagctgctgccctcgTGCCCACAGCGCTGCGAGCGCAGCCCGGAGTCGTGCCTCCCGTGACATGCACccggccctgctggggctgcggggggggggggggaagctaAATCATTTAATTCATCCCCATGACTCTGCGGACACCCTGCTCCTCACCCTGTGCACGTGAGGAGCGGGGACGTTAGCACCAGCGAGGCGTAAAGCCAGCAGCAACCGTCggctccttccctgctccgGCTGCCAGTGCCAGGGGGGTCAGATCCTGCGCCTCGCCCCGCGCTGCCCCTGGTGCCACTGGGTtgaggagggcaggcaggacTTGGGGCTCGGCTGCCCTCGGCAGGTGGGCGATGGACGCTGCCTGCCCAAAGCCAAAGCAGAAAAACCctaaaaagcaaattatttctgGTGGGGGGGGTTAACAACTCGTTGAGGCAATCAGCAAAGGGTGCCAAGAGCGGagagcatccccagcctgcGCCTTGCTCCTCTGCCAAGGTAAACACTGACATGTTCCTCCCTGAAGCGGCTCCGAGAGCGAGAACAATCCTGGGCAGTAACAAGACTCCTCGCAGGGCTGCGAGGCCGATGCTCGCTGTTTGCCTTTAAAGGCAAAATTTGGTGGATGCCCAGGAAGGGCTGGGCTCGCGCCGGGTGGATCGGGGGGCGGCAGCAGGCTCGGCTCGGGGCAGAAGATTCAGCTCCCCGGCTTCCACGCTGGGTTTTGCTTTTCGGAGGAGAGCGTCGGGCAGGTCGGTGGGGATTGCAGAGCCCCCGGCGCTGCCGGAGCACCGAGTCCCCTCTCCAAATAAGTCCTTTCCCCGCGCTGCGCGGGGCCGGCTCGGCACGGAGCAGGCGTCGCTGTTGTGTGACTGCTCTGCTGCCGGCGGTCGCTCCCTGGGGGTCCTCAGAGCCAGCCTGGGGCTCTGAAATGAGGCTGGacagagaaatactgttttctgttctgcttctgtctcCGGGATTTAAGCGTATTTctattttgttcccttttcccCTGAAAAAACCTGCAGGTGAGCCCATGCCACAACCCGGGTGCGCTTCTGTGCTGCTCGCCGTCCCAGCAGGGCAGCTAAAACACGTCCAGCACGGCAAGGACACAACCAAGAGGGACAAAGGCATCTCCCAATCGGGCCTTCGGGGTGGAAGAAGAGAGCCAGGACCCAAAGGAAGCAGCCGGGAGCACAGCTGGGAAGAGATTTCATGGGGCAGGGGAGATGGGAGCCAGGGGGCGGCTGCTGCTCGGACATTTTGCACTGGTCGCATCCTTCTCTTTCCACCCCACCGTTCCCCATGGCCGGGCTGatccttccccacccccaaaaccaCTGCAAACCAcatttgtaaaaggaaaaaaaaaaagtttatttttctcacGAGAAGCACATAAAATATACAGTACATTTTTACAaaccaaagtaaaaaaaaaaagtgcattatGCATCCCCTACCGCGAACGTACAGTACAAAAGATACTGcgtatttaaatataaaaccagAATTAAGAAATACgatgaaataaaaggaacacTGTTATCATAGAGTACAGCAATGCACTGGGACAGCTCCACGTTACTCACCCACCCCTCTCCTGCCTGCGGCCGCTGCCGGGCCAACCCCGTGGGACGGGCAGGATGCCTACGGGCACCACACGGACCGACAACGCCCGGACTGGAAATAAGGTGCCAGTTTTGTGCATTTGGGGTTTTCTGTCGGGATGGGGCCGGGTTGGGGCCATGCCCGGCAATTGGCTGAGCACCCCCGGACCCCCCCATTTCTGCGCTTCGATAAACAATGCATAGATAAACGGGGGCACCGCGCACGGCGCTGCCTTGTCGTGGCTCTGAGCCAGGCGGAAGGGAAGCATCGAGCAGCGCCGAGCCCTGCGGGCTGGGAGGTCGACGTGCGGAAGTGGTAACGGTCTCACTGCCACCGGATACAccaaaagcaccaaaaaaaatgaacagcaaacagcagagtTTAACAGCTCAGCATAAATACACAGTATTTGTAAACTATTCTTAAGGCACTCAATTGTAAAAGAACAATTACGATAcgtggaagaggagaaaaaaagacatctaCCTTCTCATGCAACAAATCTAACGAAGTCTGCGAGCGTCAGGTTTGGCtacaaacccccccccccccccccgaaatgGCACACGAGTGCTTCTAGCGCACGTTGGCCGCGAGCACAGCTCGTCCTGAGCTACGCCCCTGCCCGACGGCGTCGTGCCGCACAAAGGCTGCGCGGGGGCATCGGTGGCACCGCCGGGCTCCAGCGGCAGCAGCGGTCCGTGCTGCACCACGCCGCGGTTTGTGCGCAGCGGGGCTTGGCAGGCACTCGGGAAAACAGGACGGAAACGAACGTGTTCGCTTGCATCAGCTAAGGGCGTCTTTCCGAGCTTCTTCAAAGCCGAGCCCCTGCTTCTTTCCTGGCCGGGCAGCAATGGGGAGCGCAGGAAGGTGTCCGCAGGGCTGGGAAAGGAGCTGGCAAAACGCGCGGTGTCGAACATGAGCGACCACGCGAGCGGCCTCTGCAAGCCTCAAGGCCGCCGGGTGTGCTGGGACCggagctgagcacagcaccaAAACGGGCCCTGGGTGGCTGCACAGAGCCTGCAGGCGTCAGGCAGAGCCCTGCGCCCCCCGCTGCCCGTCCTCTGCCACCCAGCAGGCATCAGAGTCCGGTATAGACACGGACAGCAACACCGATACGACTGCCAGCCCCCAGGGCCAGGCCACCTCGGGCAGACACTGAGCACGGGGGAAGGTCAGGCTCCAAAAACGAGCCCCCGTTTTCCCACCCTAAACAAGGCAAGGACTCGCGCATCTCCTCCAGGGCTCCCTCCCGTCGGGCTTCCACTTCCAAGCACCTTTCACGGGACAATAGGAAACGTGCCTTTTAAAACGTCCATGAAATTTAAGACTCCTTCCAGAGGGACGCTTATTTACTGATTCCCAGTCCCCGTAATTCCTTACACTGTTAATATAAAAGAGTGGGGTCTTCTActtgaggaaaaagaagtaaGTTCTGGGTTTTAGGGCAGTAAGACACGGCTCCCTTTCTCAAGGCATTGTTTCTGATTAACACAGGCTCAGAATGACGGCTTGCAGTCCTGCTTCCTCTCTCACCTCAACGAGGGGATTTTTAAGAACGGCTTCGACAGCGCTTGTACAGGTTTGGAGCTCACGCTCCCAGCCTGCGCGTTCACGAGCAGACACATCGGATTGCCAGCCCCGACCTCTGAGGTCTGTTTTGACCCCCAGGCCTGCTTCAAGCTACGGCCCTGAAGGAGCGGGCAGCTGTCACGGTTCtgggggggacgtggggagcCCCGGCACTGGGAGCACATCCCCTGTGTGCTTCCCGAGCTCTTCCCTCACCCGCACCTTCGCTGCTCCGGTCTCTCCGCAGTGAGCCCGTTTTTCTGCTTGATGTTCAAGGCCTGAAGCCCGAGGCTCGTGCCCAGGTCTGCAGGGCCCTCCCGGGGACGCAGCCTTTGAGTCAGCCTCGCAGGTCGCGCTGGCAGCGGGTCCGGGGCGATGGAGGAGGCAGCACGGTCTCTGAGCCAGGACTTGCCCTCCAGTGGCCAAATCCCACCTGAGCGAAGCCGTAATTTTGGCAGCCTCACCCGACGGGCAGCTGCAGAGTACCGCGGGGAGGAACCCAAAGTTCTTTAACCACCCTGCACAGCTctggctgctcggggaggtGGAACCAGCACCCTGCTGTGCcgctgccctgtgctgggccCCCAAACCCTGCGTGTCCCACGGGCTGTGCGCCCCCAGGGAAGAGCAGGATTCACCCCCTGGCAGCACCGTGGGAGTTTCCCCACTGCCACAGCCTGCTGGGAAAGCGAGGGCACAGGAACTGATCCTCATCCGAGGACAACAGCACTCATTGCAGAAGACGCACGCTCACCTATTGCCTGCTGGGGTTTCAGTGCACAGGGCACCGGGAGAGCCACCGCTCCTCCCCAGGCATCGCGTGCCACCGACAGCCTGACCAAGGGTCCCCACCGCCGACACAGCACCACACAAAGCTTCATTAAGGTCCACAGTCACTTACTGGCCAGGCCCGTCATTATTACTGGGACATTACAAACCACGACGACAGCAAGAACACCCAAAGAACAAGACACCTCTCCACGCGAGCACAAGCCTCCGACAGCAACACAGTCCGGATGCCATTCCGTCACCGACACGAGACAACGACAATTCACCTGGTCACGCAGCAAGGGACTAACGCCAGCAGGTCACACCGTCGATACGAACACAGCTTTACACTCCTTCACGTGACGAGAGCACTCAGTGCAGTAAAGCCCGTCTCCACTCCTCCGGGACTTTACAGTTAACAGTAAGGGAATACCTTCGGTCAACGGTAAGCACTGTGGGAAAagcctctcaaaaaaaaaaaaaacaaaaaaaaaaaccaaaaacaaaccaagactAAAAGTCAGCAAGAACAGAGGTAGTGTTCATGTCACCATTTTAAGGATTTTTCCACAAGCGCTTGCTTTAGCTAGAGACTTGTGtttgttctgtaaaaaaaaaaaagtcatgactAATTATTTTGCTGAGACTTTGAAACGgagcatttcagcattttatatatatagatagatgaAGAGATGTAagtatctatctatatatagaCACACGCACAACACCACATTATTATACTTGGCAAACAGTACTAGAAATAGCATCCTGCAGGACAACAGGCAATTCACACACAGTCCTCTTCTAAGCCatgcaatacattttattttcccttgtgcCATTCATCATGACCCATCacgtttctttttctccccacgGAAGAGTACAcggaggggaagaagaggcGGCATCAGATGAACTACTGCAAGTCAGATGATAAAACTGCATCGGTGCAATGAATAAAcgccttaaaaaaaaaaccaacagaaaccAGAAATCCAGCCTCCCTCTTACTCCCCCCACAGAAGGCATCAACTTTTGCCCATCCAAAGCGTATTCTTCAAGTTTCCGACAGCTGGCTTCGCTGCCAGCTTGGAGCTGGCATCCGCACTCCTCGGAGTGGGCTGTGGCTCACAGAGCACGGAAGACTCGCTGGAAACGGCCTCTTTCGAGTCCGTTATGGTTGACACGTCCATGTCGCTGGACAAGTCCTCGGAGGACAAGTTAAGACACCCCAGCTTGGCGAGGGAATTGGACCTTTTCAGAGGAGACGAAACAGTCAAACCAGCCAGCCGCAGCCGGGTCTCGATCTCCTGAGTTCGCTGCTTCACCAGGCCGGGCTTGCCCCGCACGCTGTGGATGCTGTCGCTGCTGGAGCTGCGCGTCAGGTTGGAGCTCCGGGAGGACGAGGGGGTGTAGCAGATGGTCTTCAGGAAGTCCTTGGTGAAGCTGCTCGTGTGCTCCAACCTGCACACGACCGGCGTGGAGGTTTTCTGAGAGATCCCCTCCAGCAAGCGCTTGACCTCTAACTTCACTTCGTTTTCGGCATCTTCAGGTATCAACGGTGTTGGTCTCAGAAGAGGGACGAGGCCGTGATGTGAAATCAGGTCTTCGCTTTCCTCCACGAtgctgggctcagccctgctcagggAGCCCTCTCTGAGCAGGGACGAGGCATCCGAGGGCAGGCTTTTCAACCGCTCTAGTTCTTTGGTATGTTTCCTGACCAAGCCCGCTTTCTGCAGCTGAATGAGAGACTCCTGATGCTGCATTAAGTAACTGTTTGCAGTCGGCTTTTCCAAGTCTTTACTGAACAGCATGTACTTCAGATCCTTGGTGGGTTTGCTGTCTTTTCTGGCTAGAGACTCTTCTTTCACCAGTTCTGCACTAAGGAGGCTCTTGTCACAGTGTGAGTttctcctgggctgcagggttTTGACCGGGGTTTTTGGTgcatcctttcctttctctgaaacGCTGCACTGCTGATCAGCCACTGATTTACAAGTACCAGCTTCCAAAGTGCCAGTTCCCGCTGACAGAGGAAGCGGAGCCTCGTTATTTTTAGTTCTGATTACCTCCTCTGCGCGTGCCTTGCTGGGCAGGTGGTCTGCCAAGCCGGAGGGGATGTGGGAGAGGAGGGCTGGCTGCGTGCAGATGGTGGAGCTGTGACGCGCAGAGCCGGGGTTCAGCTTCTCGCACTGCTCCCCAAAGGAGTCGGGAGACAAACTGGCCGAGGGGTACATGCAGTCAGCACAAGACTGATAGGGAGGTTTGACTTTACTGAGGATCCCAAACACGGCATCGtgctgcaagaaagaaaacGGGTACAGGTAAATGTGAGCAGAAAGCACATCGGCAGAGCGAGAGGCACAGATCGTAACACACATTTACAGCTAGGCAGCTTTGAAAGGAAGCCCATTTCACTTCTcttcaggccctgcagcagGAACAAAAGCCACGTACTTTCCCAGCAGACAACATTTTCAGTGGAAGAATACCTACCGTTTCGAGCGATGGTCATGCAAGCAAGTTGCCCAAAGCAGTTTACAGTGCACTCACACCTGTGTGCTCTCTCTCTGGCATCTAAATCCATAGCTTGGGCAAGCAAAGCCATGTTCAGAAGCACTTCGAAAAGGAAGCAGCTCATCATGGAATGAAAGGCTTTATCCAAGTCAAATGAAACTGTGCTATGAAGATGAGAAGAGCAATTTCACTTGCAGTAGAGTCAGCCATGCTAATCACCTACGTTTCAACTCCATACGCACCTCAAAATCCTCTGGGCAActccttttgctgttgttgttattcaAGTTCTCTCTATTAAGCCTGCTCTCCTCCTTGTGCATGGACAAACGACGCTTCCACTTCTCCATTGGGTTTTCCTCCCTGATACCATCCTCCCCTGGCTCCCCGGGGCCCAGCACCAGCCTTGCCTTCCGGGGGCTGAAGTCCAGTTTCTTCTTCACCTCCTGGAAACCGCTCAGCTCCGACAGCGCCTCCGCTGTCTCCAGGCCCTTCGCCACCTCCGGCCTCCCCTCCGAAGGCACGGACGGAGGCTGCCTCACCAGCGAGGTGGCGCGCTCCGCAAGCGCGTcccgctcca
This genomic window contains:
- the SSH1 gene encoding protein phosphatase Slingshot homolog 1 isoform X3, producing the protein MVKGAALFLQQGNSSQGQRSLQHPHKHAGDLPQHLQVMINLLRCEDRIKLAVRLESVWTDRVRYMVVVYSNGRQDTEENILLGVDFSSKESKSCTIGMVLRLWSDTKIHLDGDGGFSVSTAGRMHIFKPVSVQAMWSALQILHKACEVARRYNYFPGGMALVWATYYESCISSDQSCINEWNAMQDLESTRPDSPALFVDKPTERERTERLIKAKLRSIMMSKDLENVTSKEIRNELEKHMNCNLKEFKEFIDNEMLLILGQMDKPSLIFDHLYLGSEWNASNLEELQGSGIDYILNVTREIDNFFPGLFAYHNIRVYDEETTDLLAHWNEAYHFINKAKKNHSKCLVHCKMGVSRSASTVIAYAMKEFGWSLEKAYNYVKQKRSIARPNAGFMRQLLEYEGILDASKQRHNKLWKQQAESNLPQNTDGSTGSGDFLLESLDVDLENRLADLDTPSQSVYLDNRAGPEVPVGYNYCFRRLSDTLLENKVPGERESFFHVEELERDALAERATSLVRQPPSVPSEGRPEVAKGLETAEALSELSGFQEVKKKLDFSPRKARLVLGPGEPGEDGIREENPMEKWKRRLSMHKEESRLNRENLNNNNSKRSCPEDFEHDAVFGILSKVKPPYQSCADCMYPSASLSPDSFGEQCEKLNPGSARHSSTICTQPALLSHIPSGLADHLPSKARAEEVIRTKNNEAPLPLSAGTGTLEAGTCKSVADQQCSVSEKGKDAPKTPVKTLQPRRNSHCDKSLLSAELVKEESLARKDSKPTKDLKYMLFSKDLEKPTANSYLMQHQESLIQLQKAGLVRKHTKELERLKSLPSDASSLLREGSLSRAEPSIVEESEDLISHHGLVPLLRPTPLIPEDAENEVKLEVKRLLEGISQKTSTPVVCRLEHTSSFTKDFLKTICYTPSSSRSSNLTRSSSSDSIHSVRGKPGLVKQRTQEIETRLRLAGLTVSSPLKRSNSLAKLGCLNLSSEDLSSDMDVSTITDSKEAVSSESSVLCEPQPTPRSADASSKLAAKPAVGNLKNTLWMGKS
- the SSH1 gene encoding protein phosphatase Slingshot homolog 1 isoform X2, with product MNLFEFTDFCLTLGPAQCFCCSKKTSPNYLSESFFMVKGAALFLQQGNSSQGQRSLQHPHKHAGDLPQHLQVMINLLRCEDRIKLAVRLESVWTDRVRYMVVVYSNGRQDTEENILLGVDFSSKESKSCTIGMVLRLWSDTKIHLDGDGGFSVSTAGRMHIFKPVSVQAMWSALQILHKACEVARRYNYFPGGMALVWATYYESCISSDQSCINEWNAMQDLESTRPDSPALFVDKPTERERTERLIKAKLRSIMMSKDLENVTSKEIRNELEKHMNCNLKEFKEFIDNEMLLILGQMDKPSLIFDHLYLGSEWNASNLEELQGSGIDYILNVTREIDNFFPGLFAYHNIRVYDEETTDLLAHWNEAYHFINKAKKNHSKCLVHCKMGVSRSASTVIAYAMKEFGWSLEKAYNYVKQKRSIARPNAGFMRQLLEYEGILDASKQRHNKLWKQQAESNLPQNTDGSTGSGDFLLESLDVDLENRLADLDTPSQSVYLDNRAGPEVPVGYNYCFRRLSDTLLENKVPGERESFFHVEELERDALAERATSLVRQPPSVPSEGRPEVAKGLETAEALSELSGFQEVKKKLDFSPRKARLVLGPGEPGEDGIREENPMEKWKRRLSMHKEESRLNRENLNNNNSKRSCPEDFEHDAVFGILSKVKPPYQSCADCMYPSASLSPDSFGEQCEKLNPGSARHSSTICTQPALLSHIPSGLADHLPSKARAEEVIRTKNNEAPLPLSAGTGTLEAGTCKSVADQQCSVSEKGKDAPKTPVKTLQPRRNSHCDKSLLSAELVKEESLARKDSKPTKDLKYMLFSKDLEKPTANSYLMQHQESLIQLQKAGLVRKHTKELERLKSLPSDASSLLREGSLSRAEPSIVEESEDLISHHGLVPLLRPTPLIPEDAENEVKLEVKRLLEGISQKTSTPVVCRLEHTSSFTKDFLKTICYTPSSSRSSNLTRSSSSDSIHSVRGKPGLVKQRTQEIETRLRLAGLTVSSPLKRSNSLAKLGCLNLSSEDLSSDMDVSTITDSKEAVSSESSVLCEPQPTPRSADASSKLAAKPAVGNLKNTLWMGKS